Proteins from a genomic interval of Marinifilum sp. JC120:
- a CDS encoding 2,3-bisphosphoglycerate-independent phosphoglycerate mutase, whose translation MSQQTGAPAVLLILDGWGIAPEGKGNAVKLANTPVLDGLLESCPTTQLKCAGRAVGLPDGFMGNSEVGHTNIGAGRVVYQDMTRIDITIEKKELASNKVISSLMDNVKAADGRLHYMGLLSDGGVHSHINHLYALIEVAKDAGIKEIFVHAFMDGRDTSPTSGKVYMQQLVDKMAEIGAGKVASISGRYYSMDRDKHYERNELSYKALVLGEGQEVSDPVKAVEDAYAAGETDEFIKPRIVSGVDGTLKDGDGVFFFNFRADRARQICRALAVKDFSEFDRPKAPQFSGFVTMTQYESDFPFPNAFPPLNISNPIGEVVADKGLKQLRIAETEKYAHVTYFMNGGREEPFEGEDRILVPSPREVATYDLKPQMSAEEVTDKLIAALPKYSLCICNLANLDMVGHSGIIPAAIKACETVDACVGKIVEAVKEIGGVILLTADHGNAEEMIDGNGGPQTAHSLNNVPLVFIGDAFEGSSPAEGALCDIAPTILNHMGISVPEEMTGKDLLKG comes from the coding sequence ATGTCTCAGCAAACCGGTGCCCCCGCAGTCCTGCTCATTCTGGACGGCTGGGGAATTGCCCCCGAAGGTAAAGGCAACGCAGTTAAACTTGCCAACACTCCCGTTCTGGACGGGCTGCTGGAAAGCTGTCCTACTACCCAGCTTAAATGCGCTGGTCGTGCGGTGGGGCTTCCTGACGGATTCATGGGTAACTCCGAGGTTGGGCATACCAACATCGGAGCCGGACGTGTTGTATATCAAGACATGACCCGCATTGACATTACCATTGAGAAAAAAGAGCTGGCTTCCAATAAGGTTATCAGCTCCCTCATGGATAATGTAAAAGCTGCGGACGGACGTCTGCATTACATGGGCCTTCTTTCTGACGGCGGTGTGCATTCCCATATCAATCATCTTTATGCATTGATTGAAGTGGCTAAGGATGCCGGGATCAAGGAAATATTTGTCCATGCCTTTATGGATGGCCGTGATACTTCACCTACCAGCGGTAAAGTTTACATGCAGCAGCTCGTGGATAAAATGGCTGAAATAGGTGCCGGTAAAGTGGCTTCCATCTCAGGTCGTTATTACTCCATGGACCGTGACAAGCATTACGAACGCAACGAGCTTTCCTACAAGGCTCTGGTTCTTGGTGAAGGTCAGGAAGTGTCTGATCCGGTCAAGGCTGTTGAAGATGCTTATGCTGCCGGTGAAACTGATGAATTCATCAAGCCGCGCATTGTTTCCGGTGTTGACGGAACCTTGAAAGACGGCGACGGTGTTTTCTTTTTTAATTTCCGCGCAGACCGTGCCCGCCAGATTTGCCGGGCACTTGCGGTGAAGGATTTCAGCGAATTTGATCGTCCCAAGGCGCCTCAATTCAGCGGGTTCGTGACTATGACTCAGTACGAATCGGACTTTCCTTTCCCCAATGCCTTCCCTCCGCTGAATATCAGCAACCCCATCGGGGAAGTTGTGGCGGATAAGGGGCTGAAGCAACTGCGTATTGCGGAGACCGAGAAATATGCCCACGTTACATATTTCATGAACGGCGGACGCGAAGAGCCTTTCGAGGGTGAGGATCGTATTCTTGTTCCTTCTCCGCGCGAGGTGGCAACTTACGACCTCAAGCCGCAGATGAGCGCTGAAGAAGTTACCGATAAGCTTATCGCTGCTCTTCCGAAATATTCCCTGTGTATCTGCAACCTTGCCAACCTTGACATGGTCGGTCATTCGGGCATTATCCCGGCAGCGATCAAAGCCTGCGAGACTGTTGATGCTTGCGTGGGTAAGATAGTGGAAGCGGTTAAGGAAATAGGCGGGGTTATCCTGCTGACTGCTGATCACGGTAATGCCGAGGAAATGATCGACGGTAACGGCGGGCCGCAGACTGCGCACAGTCTGAATAATGTGCCGCTGGTCTTCATCGGCGATGCATTCGAGGGTTCTAGCCCTGCTGAAGGCGCGCTTTGCGACATTGCACCCACAATTTTGAATCACATGGGCATTTCCGTTCCTGAAGAAATGACCGGTAAAGACCTTTTGAAAGGATAA
- the rsfS gene encoding ribosome silencing factor, translated as MKTKEKKFKQIDTKDKVQLVAEWMDEKQASDVSAVDVQGICPIAEVVMVAGAKGVRHAQALADFVLEQLSNDNIEYLGMEGYKTGDWILLDLNDIIVHIFQEENRGFYNVEGLWSEGTRMDLNLKPQD; from the coding sequence ATGAAAACTAAAGAAAAGAAATTTAAACAGATCGATACTAAGGATAAAGTTCAGCTTGTTGCTGAATGGATGGACGAAAAACAAGCCAGTGACGTTTCCGCCGTGGATGTGCAGGGAATCTGCCCCATTGCCGAAGTTGTAATGGTTGCCGGAGCAAAGGGTGTGCGTCATGCACAGGCTCTGGCTGATTTCGTACTGGAGCAGCTTTCTAACGATAATATCGAGTATCTTGGTATGGAAGGCTACAAAACCGGAGACTGGATCCTTCTCGATCTGAACGATATCATCGTCCACATTTTTCAGGAAGAAAACCGCGGATTTTACAACGTGGAAGGTCTCTGGTCCGAAGGCACCAGAATGGATCTTAACCTAAAGCCGCAGGATTAA
- a CDS encoding phenylacetate--CoA ligase: MIFDVDKETMPREELEELQLRRLKQLCERVYANVPFYTNKFKELGIEPKDINSLSDLTRLPFTEKQDLRNHYPFGLFAVSRENIVRIHSSSGTTGKATVVGYTKRDIKNWADLMARSFAIAGATPEDSIHNAYGYGLFTGGLGAHYGAEALGATIIPVSGGGTRRQIMLLKDFGADVICCTPSYALFLYETGKEMGIDFSKLPLRIGIFGAEPWTESMRRDIENKLNIKALDIYGLSEIMGPGVAMECAEEQKGLHIMEDHFLPEIINPETGEHVEPGEVGELVISTLTKEGIPLIRYRTRDLTRLNYTACRCGRTFARMQRVTGRSDDMLIIRGVNVFPSQIESILVETEGISPHYQLVVERDGNLDILTVKVEISGASFSDEIKNLQRLERKIQKTIKEFLGVTARVKLVEPKSIERSMGKAQRIIDLRNQNQQ; encoded by the coding sequence ATGATCTTCGACGTAGACAAGGAAACAATGCCGAGGGAAGAGCTGGAAGAATTACAGCTCAGACGTTTGAAGCAACTTTGCGAACGCGTTTATGCCAACGTTCCTTTTTACACCAACAAATTTAAGGAACTTGGTATTGAACCCAAGGATATCAATTCCCTATCCGATCTTACCAGACTCCCTTTTACTGAAAAGCAGGACCTGCGTAACCACTACCCCTTCGGCCTTTTTGCTGTTTCCCGCGAGAACATCGTTCGCATCCACTCTTCTTCCGGCACCACCGGAAAGGCAACGGTCGTCGGCTACACCAAACGCGATATCAAGAACTGGGCGGACCTGATGGCCCGTTCCTTCGCAATTGCCGGAGCTACTCCTGAAGACAGCATCCACAATGCTTACGGTTACGGTCTTTTTACCGGAGGCCTCGGCGCGCATTACGGTGCAGAAGCACTGGGCGCGACCATCATCCCGGTTTCCGGCGGCGGTACCAGACGCCAGATCATGCTGCTCAAAGATTTCGGCGCGGACGTAATCTGTTGCACTCCTTCCTACGCTCTGTTTCTCTATGAAACTGGTAAGGAAATGGGCATTGATTTCAGCAAACTGCCTCTTAGAATTGGTATTTTCGGTGCTGAACCGTGGACTGAATCCATGCGCCGCGACATTGAGAATAAACTCAACATCAAGGCCCTCGACATTTACGGCCTGTCCGAAATCATGGGCCCCGGCGTAGCCATGGAATGTGCCGAAGAACAGAAAGGTCTGCACATCATGGAAGACCATTTCCTGCCTGAAATCATCAACCCTGAAACAGGAGAGCATGTAGAACCCGGCGAAGTGGGCGAGCTGGTAATCAGCACCCTGACCAAGGAAGGCATTCCGCTCATCCGTTACCGCACCCGCGACCTGACCCGTCTCAATTACACCGCCTGCCGTTGCGGCCGCACCTTTGCCCGCATGCAGCGGGTAACCGGACGCAGTGATGACATGCTCATCATCCGCGGCGTAAACGTCTTCCCGTCCCAGATCGAGTCCATCCTCGTTGAGACCGAAGGCATTTCCCCGCATTACCAGCTCGTTGTTGAACGTGACGGCAACCTCGACATTCTCACCGTTAAGGTTGAAATTTCAGGTGCCTCCTTCTCCGATGAAATTAAAAATTTACAGCGTCTCGAAAGAAAGATACAAAAAACTATTAAGGAATTCCTTGGCGTAACAGCCAGAGTCAAGCTTGTGGAACCCAAATCCATTGAACGTTCCATGGGTAAGGCCCAGAGAATTATCGACCTGCGTAATCAGAACCAGCAATAG